The sequence AGTGTAATGTGGGTTGAATTTCATCTTCCACTGCCTTTTGTCAGATGCCTTTGTGCAGAACCAAATGTTCtgaattttaatataatcaaatTTATCACCTTTTGCCTTTATGTAGtcaaatttacataattttttcttttataaaaaggttagtggttcttgtcttttctttaaaaagactcTCATTATCCCAATGTCATGGAGATATATTCATTATCTTGTAAAAGCTTTATAGTTTGGACTTTAACATCGAGATGTacctttctttaatatttcaaataaataattaacaatGTAATGCATACTACATATCATGCATATAGCCTCTCCTGAGGTGTGATAATACGAAGCCCTCACCATGATTTCAGCAAGTTCCTCTGGCTTAGTATATCACATTCACTTCGTCTTTGCTCTTGTGTTTGCTGCTCTCTTAGGTTTCCATGTGGCTTTGTGATTTTGGTAGCTTTCTCTGAGGGGGTCAGAGGGAAGGGGTCACACTGTAATGTATGCACACTTTTgccattttgtctttctcttcttccttcttgctAGTATCTGAACATTTCCCCCACTTTCCAAAGAGAATAGTTCCACCtactttcaacatttttataacttttaattttgaaataatttcagactttaAAAATGCTGCAACAACAGTACAAAAAAAGTCTTGTGTACACTTCACCCAGATTCACCAGTGTTAGCATCTTACATAACCATagtataattattaaaatcaggaaatgaaTATCAACACAGTACTACTATTAAATTTATAGATGTAAATACTTAGCTAACACCCCTTTTCTGACCTAGGACCAACCCAGTACTGCAtgtttgcatttaattttcatgtctcCCTTCCTTTAGTTTGGAACAGGTCTTCAGCTTTTCCTGTCTTTCAGGATTTTAACACTCTGGGAGAGTACCAGCAAGCTGTTTTGTGGAGTGCCCCTCATTTTGGGGTGGTTTTATATTTCCTCTTGATTCAATTCAGGTTATGCAGTTTTTTGCAAGCATACCACAAAAGTGATATTGTGTCCTTCTCAGCATTTCAGAAAATGCACGATGTCACTTCGTGCCACTAATGGGGATGTTATCATCTGTTGTTTGCTTAAGGAACTTCCAGGTTTCTCTGTGGTAAAGTTACTGTTTTCCCTTGGTACTTAATAGGGACCTTTCAAGggaatattttgagatttttgcCTGCTAATTTTAGCATACATTGGTCGTTCTTGCTTGAAACGTTTATTACTGTGATGTTTGACAAATGGCGATTTTTCTACCTCTATTATTCCTTCTACATTAATTAATTGAAGTTTTACCATAACAAAAAACTTTCCCTTatcatccatctgtctgtctgtctacctatCTAAATCAGTATGGACTTCTGGATTCATATTCTAAAGGTTATCATCTAttatctgtatttattttgttgcccAAATTGTCCCTGACTTGGCTACTGGAAACCCCTTCACATTGGTCCTGCTATCCTTTTGACATGCCCCTATTGtttttgagcacttccttactttGTGATACAATAAGATAATCCAggatcatcttttatttttcatactccAGCTTTAGAATCACCCATTTACCCAAGAATCCCCAGTTTATTTGATTGAAGAGTGGTAATTATTGGAATGGGCACGATCCCCTCGCTGTTAGTACTTTCTACCTTCAAGCATTTGCCAGCGTATTTTGTCAAACGATGACtttcctattaaaataataatgtttccTCACTACCTTACTCTATCTTTAAAATAGTTTGTGTCCTTATAGAACTCATCATCAAGCAGTTAAAAAGACATTCAATATATATCAAACTAATGTGATAAAGGAAGAAGACTAATTGTTATTGTAGATATGCTGTGTATAAACTACTGTTGAGTCATTTTTTCAGTTACCTCTTGTCATAACATCGCTGCATGGCAAACAGCCACAGAAACTCAATTTACATTTATTGTAAGTATTTATTCACACATGTGGGGTGGTTAGCTAGGTGGCTCTGCTGACTTCCCTTGGCTTGCTCACATATTTAAGCATTGGCTGGCTTTCAGCTTTTCTAGTTAGCATTTGTAGGATGGCTGGGGCAGCTCAGCTCTGCTAAATGCATCCTTTGTTCCTCCAACAGGCTAGTGCAAGCGTGTTCTCATGATTATGGCAGAGCTGTAAGGGCACAAGTATACTGTCAAAGAAAAACGAGAACAGAACAGTTGTTAAAGtggtaaaaacaaattttattcgGGACTGTTGTAATAAGGAAAAAGAGACCTCAATATAGAACTGGGCTCAACTCCAAATACAGCATGGGCAAGGAGGAATtatagccaaggagcagggtAGGGGCCAATGGACGGAAAATTACTGAGGGATAAGGGGACCTGGCTAAACTGACCTAACAAGATTCATTGCTGAAGACAGGCTGGGTGACCAGATCAGTCTCAAAGCCAATGCCAcgtgtttttgatttttattacacAGCACCCCACTCCTGGTACCAATTTCTGTATCACTTACCTCTTGCCCATGCTGCTTGGCCTAGactgccttttttttctctctacctccTCCCTCTCCAGTGAACGCTGAATCTCATCCTTCAAAACTCAGGTTCACCCTCTCTGTGAAGTGTTCTGTGGTCATGATTGTCCCTTCTCTATGTTCTCACAGATTTTGTACGTAAAGCTATTATTGTAAAGATATTACACATCTTTACAGCTTGCTAGGTTGGGACCTCCTTCAGGATaaagaccattttttttcttttctttgcagttATGGGGTCAGTATGATGTCTGTAtgataaatgtttgatgaatggatgagagtgagtgaatgaatcagTGAAAACCACATGCACCCCTgacagatgtggctcagtgggttgggcgtcatccagcaaactgaaaggtctctggtttgatccctggtcaggtcacatgcatgggttgtagcccaggttcctggttgggggcatgtgagaggcaactgatcgatgttttttgtgtacattgatatttctctccctctctctaagaaataaatatatgaataaataaataaaatattagaaaaaaaaccacatgcagaaagaaaaggagaaaatttagaAGCCAGAGGCAGAAGCTGACTTTGTAATTGGTTACTGTGTAACTCGGGATAAGTAGGTATTTTTcagaagatggataaaagactctCAAAGATGAATGCAGGTACCCAAAGCCAAAATACAGCAAGGATGACTCACCTGCTTATTTACCCACTTGACATTAAGAGTGATTGTAGGATCTATAAGTTCTAGAGAATCAGGCAGAAAGCTCTCTATGTGAGGATAGGGATTAGGCCTTTTCCCTGGTGACTTGCAGCTGTGCCCTTTGAAACAGAACTCCCAGGTGCTGCCTAATTTCCTTGGTCTTGGCCCCATAGATGATGGGGTTGACCAGACATGGGAGCAACAGGTAGAAGGCGCTGAGCAAGTTGTGCACATCCTGGGAGGCAGCGTGGGCCACACGGTAGACGACAGATGAGGACAAGGTGGAAGAGTACACAGTGAAGATGACCAGTAGGTGGGAGCCACAGGTGTTGAGGGCCTTGGAACGTGCTCTGCCTGATGAAATTCGAAATGCAGCATGGATGATGCGGGAGTAGGAGGCTCCAAGTAGCAGCATGTCTAGGACTCTGTTGAAGATGCGGATAGTGAGTCCCACAGTCTTGTTTATTGAGACGTCTCCACAGGAGAGCTTCATCAAGGCCATGTGCTCACAGGCAAAGTGGTGGATCACATCTGAGCGGCAGAAGCGAACCCGGGAGGCCAGCCCTACCACCGGAGCAACAATGCCTGTGCTCCTGGCAACTGCCACCCCCACCAGGCCAGCCAGCAACTGACCTGTCACTATCTCAGGGTAGCGGAGTGGGTTGCAGATGGCAACATAGCGGTCTAGGGCCATGACCAGGAGGATATTGCAGTCAAAGGCAATGAGGAAATAGATGCAGAACATCTGGACCAGACAGTGAGCCAGGGAGATGCGGTTGAAACGGGTGGAGAAGCTGAATAGCATGACAGGCACCACAGTGGTGGTGGCACAGATATTGACAGCCAGGAGCAGGGCAATGAGCAGGTACATGGGCTGGTGCAGGCTCCGCTGGGCCACCACTGTGTAGATGACCAGGGCATTGGCAAAGACAATCACCAGATAGAGGCTGAGGAAGGGCAGCACCAGGAGTATGCGGgtctcctgcagccctgggaagCCCACCAGGAGGAAGCTGGTGTAGGACAAGTTGGAGCTGCTATTGCTCCACACTGACATCTTCCCTGGGAAGCAGGATGGCTCTGGGAAGATAAGAAGTGCAGGAGGCCTGGTTTCTGTACCTTGGCCCCTACCAGGGCCTGCCCCAGCTTTACCAGGTGTTGATCTTCATGAGTCTCCAATATTCTTagggaggaaaaaatgagaagttaCATGTCATAATTTAATGAGAAATGTTTCTTTCAATAAACCTTTGCCTGTATTTCAAATAAATCCCTAAGTGTAGATTTTGGATATATAATTTTTGGATCAAATTATATGAACATTTTTGAGAATAAGTAGATTTGAAGGAAAGTTGCATCAGTCTTGTCACTGAATCATTGGTGCTAGTATTAAATTaccatgattaaaaaataattttagtaatttgatggttgaaaaatatcactttttgatttgcatattcttttttgtgaattttcttttcatgtactttACCCAAGTACTACTAGGTACTAAGTGTTTCTCTCagcaatttaaatattaaaatcatttccccttttttaatccattgaaacagattttccaaaccttgttactatttttattttatgatattattAAGAGTAAgagttttacatttataaaataaatcagacttccggcaagatggaggaataggtggatgcactgtacctcctcgcacaaccaagattagaacaacaataatttacagatagaataacactcagaactgacagaggatttatctgaatggaagtcggacagccaagaagttgaagtagacccgtacatccagactggtaggagatgacGAGCTGGGTGGGCccggggctggtgcgggtcagCGGCccgcagaggtcggggaaaatttggcgcgaaatcggcgcgacagccatccggggcgcaagaacgcagcggtgatccctgagtacgcaagctgcggctggcggacccagtgaggcagcaactggggaccagggcagagctcgcagcccaggatcccagagaagggtctgagcccagaagaacggaactaccgccattgttccctcccatccccgcccccgcccctgcccccacatataacatcacaatctagcaactggggtgcccagccccagtgaacacctaaggctccaccccccactgtaacaagagcgaccagaccagaaaagaaaaaaaaaaaaaaggagagacagagaaagacataagatatgtttccaacagaacagatcagtcccccaggactcatcattttgagcaactaagaaatagccaatctatccgatgcacagttcaaaacactggtcatcagaaagctcacggaattggttgattttgggctcaaattagatgaaaggatgcaggttaccataaaagagatgcaggaagatatacggaggagagccaatagtgaaaggaaggaatctgagtctcaaaacaatacagtggaccagaaggaagatagaatcaaccaagtagaaaagcatgatgaaataagaattaaaaaaaaaaaaaacaccgaggaaaagcttaagagcatccaggacacctttaaacgttccaacatccgaattataggggtactagaatgagaaggggaaaagcaacaaattgagcaggtatttgaacaaataataaaggagaacttccccaatctggcaaagggaacagtcttccaagaaatccaagaagctcagagagccccaaagaagttggatccaagaagagacacaccaaggcacatcatcattacattagccgaggtaaaaatgaaggagagaatcctacaagcagcaagagataaggagacagtcacctacaaaggagttcccatcagactgtcagctgatttctccaaagagaccttacaggcaagaaggggctggaaagaaatattccaagtcatgaaagacaaggacctacatcccagattgctctatccagcaaagttctcatttagaatggaagggaagataaagtgcttttcagataaggtcaagttaaaggagttcatcatcaccaagcccttattttatgaaatgctaaaggggcttatctaagaaaagaagataaagaaaagacatgtatagtaaaaggacagcaaactcacaattattaacaaccacacctaaagcaaaaccaaaagaaactaagtaaacaactagaacaggaacagaatcacagaaatggagggcacatggagggctagcagcaggggggtgggaggaggagagagggggaaaaggtatagagaataagtagcatagaatgtaggttgaaaatagatagggggagggcaagaatagtatggaaatgtacaagctaaagaactcataagtatgacacatggacatgaactaaaggggggggaatgagggtgggagagggggtacagggtggaggggagagaaggggggaaatgggacaactgtaatagcataatcaataaaatatattaaaaaaaagaaaaacaaacctaaaaaaaataaatctattggTATTTCTTAGTGtgagttttttttcttgcttttatgcTTAACAAACCCTCattcaaagataaaaaagatagtatattttgttctttgaaatatggcctaatttttaatgttaagttTTGAGTCAGatgaaattcaataaatatttcacaatttGATCACAGTTTGATCATAGTTTGATATGTGACATAAAGTGATAATTTAACTCAATATTTCCCCCTCCCAAGTTGCTAACTAGTtgtttttgttccattttctccactgtTTTGTGCTATCTTTATCCTAGATTAAGTTCTTATATGTGATGGGGTCATTTGACAGGTAGTGATGTTCTCTTTGTTCTTGGGCcaacacctttttatttttgaaataaacgTTCTTCTGAGGGATAATCCATGTACTACACAGTgtacccatttaaagtgtacaattcaatgtaAATTCCCCATTTCCCCAGTCTGCTTAGGACTAGGGTACCAACCACTGCTCTACTTTCTGTGTCAGTGGAGTTACTACTTTAgacacttcatataaatggaatcataaaatatatagCCATTTATggctagcttctttcacttagcacagtgttttcaaggttcatccatgctatatCATGCATCAGTATGCCAttcctttttaatggctgaataacattccattgtatagatataccacattttaatgATCCACTCATTAGATGATGGATATATGAGTTGTTGCTGCtgtttggcaattataaataatgctgctctgaaaaTCCATGTACAAATTTTTGTATGAATATATGTTTTCATCACCTAGGATATATACAAaggaatgaaattgctgggtacGTAGGAACTCTATGTTTAATCTTTGAGAAACTACTGGATTGTTTTCCAAaacagctgcaccattttacattctcaccattAATGtgtgagggttccaatttctccacattcttgccaacttTTCTTTGATTGTCTATCTTTTTATCCTAGCCATCCTAgtcattttgatttgtatttttctgagggttaatgatgttgagtatatGTTCATGTGCATATTGgcatatataattttttggcacatataattttttcaaatgctttgcctatttttaatggggttgtcttttattattgagttgtaagagagTGCTGTGcaattttaattactgtagcatcatttatttagatttctaATGACACTTAGAAATGAAATGcttctgttaaaattttttttgttattctcaaGTTTTTCCTTTTAACCATTAGAATCATTTTgccaaatttcaaaaataatcccattgtgatttttattcattAGGATTTCATTAAACTTATGAAATAATTGGTGGAGAATTGACATCTTGACAACATTCAGTCTTTGCATCCAATATCAGAGTATAGTGCTCTAAgtttttaagttttgatttatATCTCTCAGTAGTctcttagttttatttgtttggtcTGTGACAGTAGGCACTGTGTCTGCCTGGTTCATATTTATATTCCAGGAACCTCATACAGAATCTGGCACACAGGGGACACTCAGTATTTGTTGACAGTTGAATAGGCCTCCCACATTtcttgttaagtttatttctagacatttttctatttattaccATTGAGAATGCAATACAATaattttctatcatatttttgAATTGGCAGCAATCTTATAAAGGAAAGTTGTTGATTTTCTACATTTACCATATATagtgccatttttaaattttccttattAATAGAAAAAGCTTCCATTGATTTTATTGGCTATTCAAAGGAGAAttatcctttctcttctttttcttttaaaaaataataagtggaCTTGTATTTCTGGTTTGTATCTTATTTTATAAACCAGAACTTGCAAAACAATGCTAAATAGTAGTAAGAaaaggtatatttattttttcccttaatttcatTAGAACTTTTGTTCCTATTAAGTATGTGTTGCTTGTTGGTTTGAgacattctttttcatgttactGAAATTATCCTCCTGTTACtaatttttaacaatgaaaaatatgaggaatttgtgtttaatgttttcaaatgcttttttggcACCAGCTATAATGaactaatatttttaagaatctgACCTGTTAACAAGTAGATTTATTATATAGTGGTTATACTTTTAAATTCTGCCAAAAttggttttcttctattttattgagAATAGATCCATAggtttctcttttgaaaatatgtttatgaaGCTTTGGTATCACAGTTATACCAGCTTCATAATGAATCAACTCTATTcacttttaaattctatttccCAGAATAGTTTTTATAGGACAGGAATGAGTCATCCCTTGAAAGTTTTGGAAgaaactcaacaataaaacaaCCTGTGTATAGACCTTGTTTGGGTGAGAATTATTTGGTAAtgctttctgatttcttcatggCAATTAATCTACTCAGGTCTTTAATCTCTTCCTGAGTAAACTTGGAAAATTACATCCTGgtaatttgcccatttcataaagaattttaaatttattagcaTAGATTCCTGCAGAGTGATTTGCATCTCAATAGGGCAATTAAATACCTTAACTTAAAGAATGAATCTATGAATTTAACTTAGTGACATGAATCATGCTCCAACTGGCTCATTTCAACTCGCTCTATGGAGTAAGAACTGTAGTGCTTTAGGACGTGTGTgaaatcacatacacacactcactaCAACACACAGTGACACACATAGGGGTCCATACACACCCCCCGTTCTGAACAAGTGGTTCTACCACAGACTGAATCCCATAACAAAAATATGGCACTTCTCAGACATCAAAAACTCAGAGATGAAGGATCAGGTCTTCGGAAACACAGGTTATCATAGAGGGAAGATTTTCTGTGTGCATACAAGATGGTGACTGCCAGCTTCCCAGTAGTTGGAGTGTTGGTAGCAGTCTTCCCTAACCATCTGGGCCCAGAGCAGATGGGTGCCTCCTCCCATTCCCTTCTGGATCTCTGTGACCATTCAAAACATCAAGAAATCAGAAGTTCATGACCATGGGCAGCAGAGGACCACATAGGTCATCTGGTGCAGCTCCTTCCCTGATAGGAAGCCCCTCAGCCTGCACAGCTGTACAGGTTGCTCACCAGTTCCACGAGTCAGTGGCTTTACCTGAATACCTTTTCCTCCTTAGGCCTGCCATCTCTCTTCACGTAGTCATCCCCATGGTCCCAGCTACGTCCTCTGTTAACTCTGTGAAACTCTGTCTCCTGAGGGTTGTTCTGATAGAAACGAGCAGGAGGAATGCTAACACTTTTTCTGAGGACCTACCACCGTCTGAGTTCTGAGAAGTATCAGTACTTTCACATATAGTTTCCCCTTTTATAGTAGCCATAGCGTCTCTGTTCAGCAGGTATCACAACTGAGAGTCCCACATATGAAGTTGTCCtttatttgtccatttatttgttcatgtgacatattttttcagtttatcaCATACCAGGCACTCTGCTAGGCACTGGGGCTCCAGGATTCATTAGATGTGGTTTCCGTGCCCATGGTACTTAGAGTCCGGCAGGGAGAACCCGAGTGCCATGTggcccgggggggtggggggtggggggtggggcatctCTAACTCACCATCTGGGATCCTGAAGCCTCCTCGGGGGGAAGGAGGTCTAATCTGAGAGTCGAAGGTTGAGCCAGAGGAAGGGAAGATGGCATGCAAGTAGTCTAATGACATAAAGTCAAGCATTAATGGGGATGGGCTTAGAACTCCAAACCCAAGATCCCTCTCACTGTTACCCCACCTCAAGGAAGACAACTTGCACCAAGCCCAGGGGGGCTTGGTGCAAGTCCCAtggaagaaaattataagaaaactaAGATGAGAGAGTGGAAATGAGAGGACGAAGTGAACTTTTGCTGATTTTCCACTATTGATGAGACTCGGTTTCAAAAAGGGGGACATAGGTTAGGCCTGGAACAGGATTTCCTTCTGAGAAGACCTGTAGCAGGGAGGCGGGGTCATTGGTGTGGACTGAGATgatgggcagggctggaggccaaGCCGCCCTTCTTCCTTGTGTCGGCCCTGCTCATCCCCTGCTCCCCCCATTGCCTCCCCGACAAGAGCTTCCCTCCAGCTCCCTCTACCCCCCTGGCTACCCCCTACCCAGACCTCATACTCACAGCTAGGCAGGAGCAGAGAGAACAAGTGGGGTTCCCTCGGTGAATTAAATgcactcttcctcctcccccagggagccCAGGCTCCGGATGAGCCAATGGGCAGTAAGTACCCTGTTGTCTACTCCTTGGTCCCCTAGGATATCCACATGACAGCCTAGAGCCCAGTTGCCTGACATCCAGACCAGGCCCTTCCTACTGGTCAGGGCTACCCAAGGTCTCTGTTCTGGAGCTAAAGGGGAATAACTCAACACAAATGGGAATTCAGACCTCATATCCCAGACTCCggcccagcccaggggtggcTCTGCCAAAGCTGGGTTAGGGAGTGGAGTGCCTGCCGGGTATTGGTCAGTCCAGCAGGCAGACTCTAGCTGTCAGTAATGAGGACTAAAGCATTCCAAGGaagtgaaactttttttttaattctttttttttaagattttatttatttttagagagggaagggaggaagatagagagagcgggagaaacatcaatgtgcagttgctgggggtcaaggcctgcaacccaggcatgtaccctgactgggaatcgaacctgcgacactttggttcgcagcccgagctcaatccacggagctacgccagccagggaggaagtgaaacttttattgagcacctattatgggGGGATTTTTTGAAGGATCAGTGGTACTTACATAATATTTATGGGAGAAAGGATAGAAGCAGGAGAATGAGGCAGTGGGAGGGTCCGTTGGAGTGAGAATATTATCACCCCATTTTAGAGGCAGGCCATCTAGAGACTTTAGGTGACTCATCCATGGTCACTCAGCAGATAAGTGGCAATGCTGGGATAGGTCATCTGATCCAAACCTGGCTCTCCCCACTTCACTCCTACCTCTTGTCACTGCTGTGGGCCCAGTGGAGGAGCCCATggagatcagggaaggcttcatggaggagaaGATAtctgagccaggcctgggggtgTAGAAAGACCCACAGAGGTAGGGGAAGAGGGCGTGGGATGGCTAAGGCTGACAATTGATGTGAGGGACAGGAACAGGGATGATGGTGGCAGCAGGTGGCCCACCAGGGCTGGAGGGCCTCAGAGGCATAGGGAACTTTCCAAACCTCACTCACTCCCCAAGCTCAGGTGTGAGGTGTGCCAAGGCGAGAGACTTCCTCACAGTAGGCTGAGCACACCTCATGTACCCCCTTACTCCCTGTGCCCCGGCAGCTCCGGCAGCGCTGTCCTTCTTCCTGGGCTCCTTGGACCCCCAGAGCTTGTCCATGACCCTGcttcagggcaggggctgggcctggaggcagaagcacaggcaggcagggcctcTCCAGGACCATGCTGCTTTTACTGGACGCAGCATTCGGTCCATTCACGCTGTGGCAAACGCACACCTCTGAGAACTGTTTGCTTGCTGTTCAGAAGCCGCCATATTAGTTTCCCAGGACTGCCATACAAACTACCACACGCTGGGTGCTTTTAAACAACAGACAATGATTGCCCCACTGTTCCAGATGCTAGATGTCTGAAGCCCAGGCATCAGCAGGGCCATGCCCCCTGCAAAGCCTCTGGAGGAGCAACCACCCTCGcatcttccagcttctggtggtttgtgCTGCATAACCCcaatttctgcctctgtcttcacatgccttctcttctgtctcttgTAAGTTCACTTTTCATTGAATTCAGGGCCCACCTGGGTAATCTGGGTGATCTCATATGAAAATCcataatttaattatatctgcaaagactttTCCCCCCACAGAGGTCACACCCACAGGTTTTAGAAGTTAGTACCTAGATATACCTGGATATACTTTTTTTGGAGCCGCCATTCAACCCACTACAGCCTCCATACGTGAGCTTCAGAACAATGAGAGAGGGACAGTGAGGGTGGTCCGGGTCTGGGCAGGCTCTGGTGCAGAGGGGTGAAGGGGGGCGTGTGAGTGAGACATCATGATGGGGGAGGCAAGGGGCTGCTCTCAGGAGCCCATCTGGTCAGGGGCATAAAGTCCTTGGCTCCAGAGTTCACTTAGAAGGGTGGAAACTCAGCCTTGCATGTGGGGGATGGCTGAGCCAgaaaggcttcctgggggaggtgagCTTCCAGCCTTGCCTTAGAAAAGAGACCAGCTGAGAGGAGTGGAGGGAGCAGTACAGGCTGAGGTAGCACTCAAGGGTCCTTTTCACACTTGGAGCTCCCAGCTGTGCCTTCCTCACACCCAGGTCTTTTCAAGGCAGGGATggcctccctcacccccaaaaCCAGGACACCCTCCTGGAAGGGCAACATTCAATGACAGGTTGAGATGTGTCAGCACAGAGAGGAGGGAGTCCTGAGGGCCTTGGGGATGCCTCTGAGGCCCTGCAGACCATCACCGGGACTCCACACGAGGGGTGACCAGGGAGGTGAGCCCTTAGGTGGGCACATGCATCTCAAATGCAACATGGTCACCACTGACCACACTGCCACCCTGCCCTGCTACTACCCTGTTGGTTCCTCCTCTCGATGCCCTTTCTCAGGGAGTCCAGACCACTCACTGCCCGAGCCAGGTTACAGGGACGTCACCCTGTTCCTCTCCCTCATCTAGTCTGGCACCAAGTCCTGCCAAACCTACCTCCAGAAGAGTATCCAGTCTCGCTCCTGAAGCTTTAGTCCTGGGTCACCTCTAGGCCTCATGCTGGGCACAGCCCGCCCTTCCCCTTACCCTCTGCTGCCAGAAGGACCCTTTGGGAAAGCAGACCTAC is a genomic window of Phyllostomus discolor isolate MPI-MPIP mPhyDis1 chromosome 6, mPhyDis1.pri.v3, whole genome shotgun sequence containing:
- the LOC114500726 gene encoding olfactory receptor 52K1-like; amino-acid sequence: MSVWSNSSSNLSYTSFLLVGFPGLQETRILLVLPFLSLYLVIVFANALVIYTVVAQRSLHQPMYLLIALLLAVNICATTTVVPVMLFSFSTRFNRISLAHCLVQMFCIYFLIAFDCNILLVMALDRYVAICNPLRYPEIVTGQLLAGLVGVAVARSTGIVAPVVGLASRVRFCRSDVIHHFACEHMALMKLSCGDVSINKTVGLTIRIFNRVLDMLLLGASYSRIIHAAFRISSGRARSKALNTCGSHLLVIFTVYSSTLSSSVVYRVAHAASQDVHNLLSAFYLLLPCLVNPIIYGAKTKEIRQHLGVLFQRAQLQVTREKA